From Streptomyces yatensis, one genomic window encodes:
- a CDS encoding sialate:H+ symport family MFS transporter: protein MTEATTVPWYREVSRGQWKSMFAAWIGYLLDGFDFVLITLVLTEIADEFDLSTASAASLVSGAFITRWLGGAVLGALGDRYGRKAAMIVSILLYSLGTFACGFAWNYISMFTARLVIGMGMAGEYSASATYVLESWPARLRNRASGFLISGYSGGTILASELYKWVVPHWGWRWMFWIGVLPVLVALWVRRALPEAGDWHEEVATAKARPNPFRPLFTGRSRASVNTALAVAASVALFLVFTPPGAGWRWPLSLLAAGCLIAFAAQLGGRRRWPLYVALTCTVFCAFLYSWPIQALLPTYLKEQLGYTPSEVTDVMFYAGFGTMAGCWLAGFAGDWLGTRRAYVYTLLASLAFVFPVFAVQDTLVGLGVLLFFLLALSQGISGILPKYIAGHFPTPTRAASLGFVYNTGALGGAVAPVLGAHLAEGMSLGRALAVLTFGLTLVVIVLVGSDLPRRLGRLTDPAGDEDHLVPEQPLSMTGPDREKT from the coding sequence ATGACCGAAGCCACCACGGTGCCCTGGTACCGAGAGGTCTCGCGGGGTCAGTGGAAGTCCATGTTCGCCGCCTGGATCGGCTATCTGCTCGATGGTTTCGACTTCGTACTGATCACGCTCGTCCTGACCGAGATAGCCGACGAATTCGACCTGAGCACGGCGTCGGCGGCGAGCCTGGTCTCGGGCGCCTTCATCACCCGCTGGCTCGGCGGGGCGGTGCTGGGCGCGCTGGGGGATCGCTACGGCCGTAAGGCCGCCATGATCGTCAGCATTCTGCTCTACTCGCTCGGCACCTTCGCCTGTGGGTTCGCCTGGAACTACATCAGCATGTTCACGGCTCGGCTTGTGATTGGCATGGGCATGGCTGGTGAATACAGCGCGAGCGCCACCTATGTCCTGGAGAGCTGGCCCGCGCGGCTGCGCAACCGCGCCTCCGGCTTCCTGATCTCGGGCTACTCCGGCGGCACCATCCTCGCCTCCGAGCTCTACAAGTGGGTGGTTCCCCACTGGGGCTGGCGCTGGATGTTCTGGATCGGCGTGCTGCCGGTGCTGGTCGCGCTGTGGGTGCGGCGCGCGCTTCCGGAGGCCGGGGACTGGCACGAGGAGGTGGCGACGGCGAAGGCGCGGCCGAACCCCTTCCGGCCGCTGTTCACCGGACGCTCCCGCGCGAGCGTCAACACGGCGCTTGCCGTGGCCGCGAGCGTCGCGCTGTTCCTGGTCTTCACCCCGCCGGGCGCGGGCTGGCGCTGGCCGCTGTCGCTCCTGGCGGCGGGGTGTCTGATCGCCTTCGCGGCCCAGCTCGGCGGACGGCGCCGCTGGCCGCTGTATGTGGCCCTGACATGCACGGTCTTCTGCGCGTTCCTCTACAGCTGGCCGATCCAGGCGCTGCTGCCCACCTATCTGAAGGAACAGCTCGGGTACACCCCGTCCGAGGTCACCGATGTGATGTTCTACGCCGGGTTCGGGACGATGGCCGGCTGCTGGCTGGCCGGGTTCGCGGGCGACTGGCTCGGCACCCGGCGTGCCTACGTCTACACCCTGCTCGCCTCGCTGGCCTTCGTCTTCCCGGTGTTCGCGGTGCAGGACACCCTGGTCGGGCTCGGCGTGCTGCTGTTCTTCCTGCTCGCGCTGAGCCAGGGGATCTCCGGCATCCTGCCGAAGTACATCGCGGGTCACTTCCCGACTCCGACGCGGGCGGCCTCGCTCGGCTTCGTCTACAACACCGGGGCCCTCGGCGGCGCGGTGGCGCCGGTGCTCGGCGCCCATCTGGCCGAGGGCATGTCCCTCGGGCGGGCGCTGGCGGTGCTCACCTTCGGGCTGACGCTGGTGGTGATCGTGCTGGTCGGCTCCGATCTGCCGCGCCGGCTGGGCAGGCTCACCGATCCGGCGGGCGACGAGGACCATCTCGTGCCCGAACAGCCGCTGTCGATGACGGGGCCGGACAGGGAGAAGACCTGA
- a CDS encoding dihydrodipicolinate synthase family protein translates to MSLPAPLTGVVPPLCTPLTPAGEVDTASLAALAERLIDAGVSALFALGSSGEAAYLSDRSRVTALEAVIETVDGRVPVLAGAIDMTTARVLDHARTAAELGADAVVATAPFYTRTHPLEIADHFRRLRDGVDVPLFAYDIPVSVHSKLTSSILLPLAADATLAGVKDSSGDDGALRRMLVEVRRRGLDDTFTVLTGSELSVDGALLAGAHGVVPGLANVDPAGYVRLYEHARAGRWEQAAAEQDRLAALFAITDAGDPALMGASSAGLGGFKAALRLLGVIECADTAAPQVPLGEAAVKTVRQLLEEGGLLP, encoded by the coding sequence ATGAGTCTTCCGGCTCCCCTCACCGGTGTCGTTCCGCCCCTGTGCACTCCGCTCACGCCCGCGGGCGAGGTCGACACCGCTTCCCTCGCCGCGCTCGCCGAGCGGCTGATCGACGCGGGGGTGAGCGCGCTGTTCGCGCTCGGCTCCAGCGGCGAGGCCGCCTATCTGAGCGACCGAAGCCGCGTCACGGCCCTTGAGGCGGTCATCGAGACCGTGGACGGCCGGGTGCCCGTCCTCGCGGGGGCGATCGACATGACGACCGCGCGGGTCCTCGATCACGCCCGTACGGCGGCCGAACTCGGCGCGGACGCCGTCGTGGCCACCGCGCCCTTCTACACCCGCACCCATCCCCTGGAGATCGCCGACCACTTCCGGCGGCTGCGCGACGGTGTGGACGTGCCGCTGTTCGCGTACGACATCCCGGTCTCCGTCCACTCCAAGCTGACGTCCTCGATCCTGCTTCCGCTGGCCGCCGACGCCACCCTGGCGGGGGTCAAGGACAGCAGCGGGGACGACGGGGCGCTGCGGCGGATGCTCGTCGAGGTCCGCCGTCGCGGCCTCGACGACACCTTCACCGTGCTCACCGGCTCCGAACTGTCGGTGGACGGTGCCCTCTTGGCGGGGGCCCATGGCGTCGTCCCGGGGCTGGCCAACGTCGACCCGGCCGGTTATGTCCGGCTGTATGAGCACGCGCGGGCGGGGCGCTGGGAGCAGGCGGCCGCCGAACAGGACCGGCTGGCAGCCCTCTTCGCCATCACCGATGCCGGGGACCCGGCGCTGATGGGCGCCAGTTCGGCGGGGCTGGGCGGTTTCAAGGCCGCGCTGCGGCTGCTGGGAGTGATCGAGTGCGCGGACACCGCCGCGCCCCAGGTGCCGCTGGGCGAGGCGGCCGTCAAGACCGTACGTCAACTTCTGGAGGAGGGAGGGCTGTTGCCATGA
- a CDS encoding DUF1203 domain-containing protein, which translates to MSENYEMRAIAPEVLKQLRITDDAGNPPRVVVEDEEGGSPMRCCVGRSRPHETIALVSYAPLRRWAQETGATPGPYDEVGPVFIHPEECDGWTGPGIAEGIRGERRVLRAYSAEGNILGGRLLNDGEPTIEEGLAELYADPRVAAVHVRAVEFGCFLAETRRV; encoded by the coding sequence ATGAGCGAGAACTACGAGATGCGGGCCATCGCGCCCGAGGTGCTGAAGCAGCTGCGGATCACGGACGACGCGGGAAACCCGCCGCGCGTGGTGGTGGAGGACGAGGAGGGCGGCAGCCCGATGCGCTGCTGCGTGGGCCGGAGCCGGCCGCACGAGACCATCGCGCTCGTCTCCTACGCCCCGCTGCGCCGCTGGGCACAGGAGACGGGGGCCACGCCCGGCCCGTACGACGAGGTCGGCCCGGTCTTCATCCACCCCGAGGAGTGCGACGGCTGGACCGGCCCCGGGATCGCGGAAGGCATCCGGGGCGAACGGCGGGTGCTGCGGGCGTACTCCGCCGAGGGCAACATCCTCGGCGGCCGGCTGCTGAACGACGGCGAACCGACGATCGAGGAGGGGCTGGCGGAGCTGTACGCGGACCCGCGGGTGGCGGCGGTGCATGTGCGCGCCGTCGAGTTCGGCTGCTTCCTGGCCGAGACGCGGCGGGTCTGA
- a CDS encoding endonuclease V: protein MTSAVDPRYELPRDWPTTEAEAIAVQERTRASVVVGGELPEPGTGTGVLVGVDVAYDDERDLVAAAAVALDARGLAVVAEATAVGRVTFPYVPGLLAFREIPAVLDALGDLDRRLGRRPDLVVCDGYGLAHPRRFGLASHLGVLTGLPTIGVAKNPFGFRHADPGPRRGDWSPLLDGDEEVGRALRTRDGVKPLFVSVGHRVTIADACAYTLHLARDFRQPETTRRADALCRRALKAAEAEVAPGA, encoded by the coding sequence ATGACCAGCGCCGTCGATCCACGATATGAACTGCCCCGCGACTGGCCCACGACCGAGGCCGAGGCCATCGCCGTCCAGGAGCGGACGCGGGCGTCCGTGGTCGTCGGCGGGGAGCTGCCCGAGCCGGGCACCGGCACCGGCGTGCTCGTCGGGGTGGACGTGGCGTACGACGACGAGCGCGACCTGGTCGCGGCCGCCGCCGTCGCCCTGGATGCCCGGGGCCTCGCCGTCGTCGCGGAGGCGACCGCGGTCGGCCGGGTCACCTTCCCGTACGTCCCCGGACTGCTGGCGTTCCGTGAGATCCCTGCCGTCCTCGACGCGCTCGGCGACCTCGACCGGCGGCTCGGCCGCCGCCCCGACCTGGTGGTGTGCGACGGCTACGGCCTCGCCCACCCCCGCCGGTTCGGGCTGGCCAGCCATCTCGGGGTGCTGACCGGGCTGCCCACCATCGGCGTCGCCAAGAACCCGTTCGGCTTCCGCCACGCCGACCCGGGGCCGCGCCGCGGCGACTGGTCGCCGCTGCTCGACGGCGACGAGGAGGTCGGCCGGGCGCTGCGCACCCGCGACGGTGTGAAGCCGCTCTTCGTCTCCGTCGGCCACCGGGTGACCATCGCGGACGCCTGCGCGTACACCCTGCATCTGGCCCGCGACTTCCGGCAGCCCGAGACGACACGGCGCGCGGACGCGCTGTGCCGCCGGGCCCTGAAAGCCGCCGAGGCCGAAGTGGCTCCTGGGGCGTGA
- a CDS encoding YciI family protein, which yields MFVLEITYTASADRVEAALPEHLVWVDDHFANGTFLASGPKNPRDGGVILALGDDRARIEEMVESDPFIVAGVGEYTITEFLATRTAPALAEHRQERP from the coding sequence ATGTTCGTACTGGAGATCACCTACACCGCCTCGGCCGACCGCGTCGAGGCCGCCCTCCCCGAACACCTCGTCTGGGTGGACGACCACTTCGCGAACGGCACCTTCCTCGCCTCCGGCCCCAAGAACCCCCGCGACGGAGGGGTCATCCTGGCGCTCGGCGACGACCGGGCGAGGATCGAGGAGATGGTGGAGAGCGACCCCTTCATCGTGGCGGGCGTGGGCGAGTACACGATCACCGAGTTCCTGGCCACCCGCACGGCCCCGGCCCTCGCCGAACACCGCCAGGAGCGGCCGTAA
- a CDS encoding DUF397 domain-containing protein: MPTTTDLSTAAWRKSSYSNNDGGNCVEVADNVPGLVPVRDSKNPDGPDILFPAAPWATFIASLKA, translated from the coding sequence ATGCCCACAACCACGGACCTGAGCACCGCCGCGTGGCGTAAGAGCAGCTACAGCAACAACGACGGGGGCAACTGCGTGGAGGTCGCCGACAACGTCCCGGGCCTCGTCCCGGTCCGTGACTCCAAGAACCCCGACGGCCCCGACATCCTGTTCCCCGCCGCACCGTGGGCCACGTTCATCGCCTCTCTCAAGGCATAA
- a CDS encoding DUF397 domain-containing protein codes for MDPMPTTPDLSVAAWRKSSYSNNNGGDCVEVADNFPGLVPVRDSKRPDGPALIFAAGSWATFIASLKTD; via the coding sequence ATGGACCCCATGCCAACCACCCCGGACCTGAGCGTTGCCGCGTGGCGTAAGAGCAGCTACAGCAACAACAACGGCGGCGATTGCGTTGAGGTCGCTGACAACTTCCCGGGCCTCGTCCCGGTCCGTGACTCCAAGCGCCCCGATGGTCCCGCTCTCATATTCGCTGCCGGATCATGGGCCACGTTCATTGCAAGCCTCAAGACGGACTGA
- a CDS encoding helix-turn-helix domain-containing protein gives MPFQPRELFPDRSARDLFGAEIRRHREKADMSLRRLSEVLNYSKSHLARIEAAESLPYDDLPAKLDACFGTDGMFARVYALAKNEPFPGKYRRMIELESRAVIIEKYVGATFPGLLQTPELAEHSLRCGFPHAPDVEIQAMVKARIDRQVLLDRAKPPRCWFILDEAVLRRPVGGPAVMRDQLSSLLERGTQSHVIIQVLPFTAGGHIEAGGSLTLFTIHGESPVAYDESSQSGMIIEDQEDVAQRRENYDLLRAMALSPRDSEAMIRAVMEEWTPCQPPRT, from the coding sequence ATGCCGTTCCAGCCACGCGAACTCTTCCCCGACCGCTCCGCACGCGACCTGTTCGGCGCGGAGATCCGCCGCCACCGCGAGAAGGCGGACATGTCGCTGCGGCGGCTGTCCGAGGTGTTGAACTACAGCAAGTCGCACTTAGCGCGCATCGAGGCGGCCGAATCACTGCCATACGACGACCTACCGGCGAAGCTGGACGCGTGCTTCGGCACGGATGGGATGTTCGCGCGGGTTTATGCGCTGGCGAAGAACGAGCCGTTCCCGGGCAAGTACCGGCGAATGATCGAGTTGGAGAGCCGAGCGGTCATCATCGAGAAGTACGTCGGCGCCACCTTCCCGGGCCTCCTGCAAACCCCTGAGCTAGCCGAGCACTCTTTGCGCTGTGGCTTCCCCCACGCCCCCGACGTGGAGATTCAGGCCATGGTCAAGGCTCGTATCGATCGGCAGGTGTTGCTGGACCGGGCCAAGCCGCCGCGTTGCTGGTTCATTCTCGACGAGGCCGTGCTGCGCCGCCCGGTCGGCGGACCAGCGGTGATGCGTGACCAACTGTCGTCCCTACTTGAGCGCGGGACGCAGTCCCACGTCATCATTCAGGTGCTGCCCTTCACGGCGGGCGGACACATTGAGGCAGGCGGTTCACTGACGCTCTTCACGATTCACGGCGAGTCGCCGGTGGCCTACGACGAGAGCAGCCAGTCCGGAATGATCATCGAGGATCAGGAGGATGTCGCACAACGCAGGGAGAACTACGATTTGCTCAGGGCGATGGCCCTCTCGCCCCGCGACTCCGAGGCGATGATCCGAGCCGTGATGGAGGAATGGACCCCATGCCAACCACCCCGGACCTGA
- a CDS encoding SsgA family sporulation/cell division regulator, translating to MTTVIDQAVQAQLIASTPESRAIPACLRYERDDPFAVRVSFPPSASLDGSAVEWTFGRELLSAGLRGPAGSGDVQMWPCGPRRTVLEFHAPEGMAMVQFDTADLRRFLGRSFAIVPEGSEAGALDLDQGLASLLRDA from the coding sequence GTGACCACTGTCATCGATCAAGCCGTCCAGGCACAGCTCATCGCGTCGACGCCCGAGTCACGCGCGATTCCGGCGTGCCTGCGCTATGAGCGGGACGACCCGTTCGCCGTCCGTGTCTCCTTCCCGCCCTCCGCGTCCCTCGACGGCTCCGCGGTGGAGTGGACGTTCGGCCGGGAGCTGCTCTCGGCCGGGCTGCGCGGCCCGGCGGGGAGCGGGGATGTGCAGATGTGGCCGTGCGGACCGCGGCGGACGGTCCTGGAGTTCCATGCCCCCGAGGGCATGGCCATGGTCCAGTTCGACACCGCGGATCTCCGCAGATTCCTCGGCCGCTCGTTCGCCATCGTCCCCGAGGGCAGCGAGGCCGGGGCGCTCGACCTGGACCAGGGGTTGGCGTCGCTGCTGAGAGACGCGTGA
- a CDS encoding GOLPH3/VPS74 family protein, with protein MPNGSLSLAASLYLLSYDPETGMPAGAHTALLVRAAALTELVQRGMLTDTDGSPCPVADAATGDRALDGLLELIGESRPRSWQIWVGHQPRLTEHAVRDQMVAAGYVRAKGRRVLGLFPAKEYTLERPDQVAGMRDDAVRVLHGDAPAAEVSERDAALVTLAAAGELRAVVTATDAKVRKHRILDLGERCGGMGPVLEKVIAQVRTALAAAVATAMLAATTTATAT; from the coding sequence ATGCCGAACGGCTCGCTCTCCCTCGCCGCCTCCCTCTACCTGCTCTCCTACGATCCCGAGACCGGCATGCCCGCCGGTGCTCACACCGCCCTCCTCGTCCGCGCCGCCGCCCTTACCGAACTCGTTCAGCGGGGCATGCTCACCGACACCGACGGCAGTCCCTGCCCGGTGGCCGACGCCGCCACGGGAGACCGGGCGCTCGACGGGTTGCTGGAGCTGATCGGCGAATCCCGGCCGCGCAGCTGGCAGATCTGGGTGGGACATCAACCGCGGCTGACCGAGCACGCGGTCCGCGACCAGATGGTGGCGGCCGGGTATGTGCGGGCGAAGGGGAGGCGGGTGCTGGGGCTGTTCCCGGCCAAGGAGTACACCCTGGAACGGCCCGATCAGGTGGCCGGAATGCGGGATGACGCGGTGCGCGTACTGCACGGCGACGCGCCGGCGGCCGAAGTGTCCGAACGGGACGCGGCGTTGGTCACGCTTGCGGCGGCGGGTGAGCTGAGGGCTGTGGTCACGGCCACGGACGCCAAGGTCCGCAAGCACCGGATCCTCGACCTGGGGGAGCGCTGCGGGGGCATGGGGCCGGTGCTGGAGAAGGTGATCGCCCAGGTGCGGACGGCGCTCGCCGCCGCCGTCGCCACGGCCATGCTGGCGGCGACCACGACCGCGACCGCCACCTGA
- a CDS encoding helix-turn-helix domain-containing protein: MGNAKEVEDFAERLRALKERSGRSYGSLATRLHVSTSTLHRYCNGDAVPAEYASVERFARLCGASPEELLALHRRWILADASRHRAREADREGAGGRAAANGTVSAPRGGAADRPAADGTPRKADPRTADGPARETDVRSTDGTGREAERESAGGRPAADGPAPEPDADARGGDGEPRPSADAREGDDDSSDNSATPAATPGARPNAGRHQGRVAASGPDPVTGTPPGAAAPSGPARDGTGPEAGGRSHDARPYAAADARQGTIDERQSTAEERHNTAEERHDTAEERRGTATPADASRATPTWYGAPAAHRTAAATDPSSDGHGAARRGGAAQQDGNPGNHHQRGDTGDTTEHAGDGRAPSAAAGQAQPHAAPTDKTAPTANAQSAPAGNTQSAPTGNTRSAHPGNTRPTPTANATSAATARRRLRAVSGSDGGTAVVSRARRPWALLAGAAAVVVLAVTAVEVRPPGEDGRKDAAASPPSAAPSSTPRTGPTARGHLDRQKTDGDDASGAPRGDDKDGKGERGKGQRANGGASGSPAPGSSKGPGGGGSTQVPLTLSTRSHVWENGCGHRYLIDRSPSQVAPPPTEQDAPTWAAAHGAVHGGTTNVEVTVQGRASSAVVLQALHVRVVGRRTPLAWSSFAMDNGCGGSLTPRAFSVNLDAARPLARPTEGNDAGKPIPAVHFPYRVSASDPEVLLVNARTAGCDCSWYLELDWSSGGRSGTLRIDDHGSPFRTSSIKGRPQYAYDYTDGSWHTSELSD, encoded by the coding sequence GTGGGGAACGCCAAAGAGGTTGAGGACTTCGCCGAGAGACTGAGGGCGTTGAAGGAGCGCTCGGGCCGTAGCTACGGCTCGCTGGCCACACGACTGCACGTCAGCACGTCCACGCTGCACCGCTACTGCAACGGCGACGCGGTCCCGGCGGAGTACGCCTCCGTCGAGCGCTTCGCCCGGCTGTGCGGCGCCTCCCCGGAGGAGCTGCTCGCCCTCCACCGCCGCTGGATCCTCGCGGACGCCTCCAGGCACCGCGCACGCGAGGCCGATCGGGAGGGCGCGGGCGGCCGCGCGGCGGCCAACGGCACGGTGTCGGCCCCGCGCGGGGGCGCGGCCGACCGCCCGGCCGCGGACGGCACCCCGAGGAAGGCGGACCCGCGGACTGCTGACGGCCCCGCGCGGGAGACGGACGTGCGGTCCACGGACGGCACCGGGCGGGAGGCCGAACGCGAGAGCGCGGGCGGCCGCCCGGCCGCGGACGGCCCCGCGCCCGAACCCGACGCGGACGCGCGGGGCGGTGACGGTGAGCCGCGTCCGTCAGCCGACGCACGAGAAGGCGACGACGATTCGTCGGACAACTCCGCGACCCCCGCCGCCACACCCGGCGCCCGCCCGAACGCCGGTCGCCACCAGGGGCGCGTCGCCGCCTCCGGTCCGGACCCGGTGACAGGCACTCCCCCGGGCGCAGCCGCTCCGAGCGGCCCGGCCCGAGACGGCACCGGACCGGAAGCGGGTGGGCGCTCCCACGACGCTCGGCCGTACGCGGCAGCCGATGCGCGCCAAGGCACCATCGACGAACGGCAGAGCACCGCCGAGGAGCGGCACAACACCGCCGAGGAGCGGCACGACACCGCCGAGGAACGACGGGGCACCGCCACCCCGGCCGACGCTTCAAGGGCCACGCCAACGTGGTACGGCGCCCCGGCCGCCCACCGCACCGCCGCCGCGACCGACCCCTCATCGGACGGCCATGGCGCCGCACGCCGTGGCGGGGCCGCACAGCAGGACGGAAACCCGGGGAACCATCACCAACGCGGCGACACCGGGGACACCACCGAGCACGCCGGCGACGGCCGGGCGCCGTCCGCAGCCGCCGGGCAGGCCCAGCCCCACGCCGCGCCCACGGACAAGACCGCACCCACCGCCAACGCCCAGTCCGCGCCGGCCGGCAACACCCAATCCGCGCCCACCGGCAACACCCGATCCGCGCACCCCGGCAACACCCGACCCACACCCACCGCCAACGCCACATCCGCCGCCACCGCGCGGCGGCGGCTGCGGGCCGTGTCGGGGAGCGACGGCGGCACCGCCGTCGTGTCACGGGCGCGGCGGCCGTGGGCGTTATTGGCCGGGGCCGCCGCCGTCGTCGTGCTGGCCGTCACCGCGGTCGAGGTACGGCCGCCCGGTGAGGACGGCCGTAAGGACGCGGCGGCCTCACCTCCCTCCGCCGCACCCTCGTCCACGCCGCGCACCGGGCCGACCGCCCGCGGGCATCTGGACCGTCAGAAGACGGACGGCGACGACGCGTCCGGCGCGCCGCGCGGCGACGACAAGGACGGTAAGGGCGAGCGCGGCAAGGGGCAGAGAGCCAATGGGGGCGCCTCCGGCTCTCCCGCGCCCGGCTCCTCCAAGGGCCCGGGCGGTGGCGGCTCCACCCAGGTCCCGCTCACCCTCTCCACCCGTTCGCATGTCTGGGAGAACGGCTGCGGTCACCGCTATCTCATCGACCGGTCCCCGTCCCAGGTCGCCCCGCCACCCACCGAGCAGGACGCCCCGACCTGGGCCGCCGCCCATGGCGCGGTGCACGGCGGGACCACCAATGTGGAGGTCACGGTGCAGGGCCGGGCCTCGTCGGCCGTGGTCCTGCAGGCCCTGCACGTACGGGTCGTGGGCCGTCGCACCCCGCTCGCGTGGTCGTCGTTCGCCATGGACAACGGCTGCGGGGGCTCCCTCACCCCGCGCGCCTTCTCGGTGAATCTGGACGCCGCCCGTCCGCTGGCCCGCCCCACCGAGGGCAACGACGCGGGCAAGCCGATCCCCGCCGTCCACTTCCCCTATCGCGTCTCGGCCTCGGACCCCGAGGTGCTGCTGGTCAACGCCCGGACGGCGGGCTGCGACTGCAGCTGGTATCTGGAGCTGGACTGGTCGAGCGGCGGCCGCTCGGGGACGCTGCGGATCGACGACCACGGCTCGCCGTTCCGCACCAGCAGCATCAAGGGACGCCCGCAGTACGCCTACGACTACACCGACGGCTCCTGGCACACGAGCGAACTGAGCGACTGA